A window of the Miscanthus floridulus cultivar M001 chromosome 14, ASM1932011v1, whole genome shotgun sequence genome harbors these coding sequences:
- the LOC136503548 gene encoding uncharacterized protein, producing the protein MDCTILTWIYGTIAANLQQQVMLREPNARVARSVLDNEFIGQRESRALLLSAEFHTFKQGALSITDFCRRLETMASALPEFGDPVGDRTLVLMLLHGLNGKFHHMVSNLKMQRPFPTFD; encoded by the coding sequence ATGGACTGCACCATCCTCACCTGGATCTACGGCACCATCGCCGCCAATCTTCAGCAACAGGTCATGCTTCGCGAACCCAACGCCCGCGTTGCCAGGTCGGTGCTCGACAACGAGTTCATCGGCCAGCGGGAATCGCGTGCCCTGCTCCTCTCTGCTGAGTTCCACACGTTCAAGCAGGGGGCCCTGTCCATCACCGACTTCTGCCGGCGCTTGGAGACGATGGCGAGCGCCCTCCCCGAGTTCGGCGATCCCGTCGGCGATCGAACCCTTGTGCTGATGCTGCTCCACGGGCTGAACGGGAAGTTTCATCACATGGTCTCTAACCTGAAAATGCAGCGTCCCTTCCCGACGTTCGATTAG